Proteins encoded together in one Chitinophaga lutea window:
- a CDS encoding SDR family oxidoreductase, with product MQTNFQHKSVVITGGTSGIGRALAVAFLQAGAKVSVCGRREAALNALREEVNNPLLHTFVADVGRESDCKAFIDSVLEKYGGIDILINNAGVSMRALFRDVEVDVLKTLMDINFWGTVYCTKFALPSITANKGTIAGVSSIAGYRGLPGRTGYSASKFAMQGFLETLRTENLHTGVNVMWVCPGFTSSNIRNTALDQTGHSQKETPLDESRLMSAEEVAQHTLKAIARRKRTVVLTIQGKLTVLLSHVIPRWADQLVFNHFRKEPGSPL from the coding sequence ATGCAAACCAATTTTCAGCATAAATCCGTGGTCATAACAGGGGGAACTTCAGGCATAGGGAGAGCATTGGCCGTTGCTTTTTTGCAGGCAGGGGCCAAAGTATCCGTATGTGGCCGCAGGGAAGCGGCGCTGAACGCCCTCCGGGAGGAAGTCAACAATCCATTGTTGCACACCTTTGTGGCGGACGTAGGCCGGGAATCGGATTGCAAGGCGTTCATAGATAGCGTGCTGGAGAAATACGGCGGCATCGACATCCTGATCAACAACGCCGGCGTGAGCATGCGCGCCCTGTTCCGGGATGTGGAGGTGGACGTGCTGAAAACGCTGATGGACATCAATTTCTGGGGCACCGTGTACTGCACCAAGTTTGCACTGCCGTCCATTACGGCCAACAAAGGCACCATCGCCGGCGTGTCGTCTATCGCCGGTTACCGCGGCCTGCCGGGCAGAACGGGTTACTCCGCTTCCAAGTTCGCCATGCAGGGTTTCCTGGAAACGCTCCGTACCGAAAATTTACATACAGGCGTAAACGTGATGTGGGTGTGCCCCGGCTTCACCTCCTCCAATATCCGCAATACCGCGCTCGATCAAACCGGGCACTCGCAGAAAGAAACGCCGCTCGACGAATCGCGGCTGATGAGCGCCGAAGAAGTGGCCCAGCATACCCTCAAAGCCATCGCCAGGCGCAAACGCACCGTGGTGCTCACCATACAGGGAAAACTGACCGTACTGCTGAGCCATGTGATCCCCCGCTGGGCCGATCAGCTGGTATTCAATCACTTCCGGAAAGAGCCCGGCTCACCGCTCTGA
- a CDS encoding SAM hydrolase/SAM-dependent halogenase family protein: MPIITLTSDIGLQDYLAGAIKGLLLQHCAGAQVVDISHHISPFNLPQATYICRSAFRHFPDGTFHLVLNNLFDRKADYVLIGLHNNQLICCADNGLLTMIAGEKPAEVYRVPLPAGETRNTLNIVRTMAAAISRLIQGETPGAIGTPAPEVVVKNNLQPLTGADYIEGQIIHIDNFENVVVNITREQFIEQRQNRKFAIFFRRDEMITQISETYADVAEGQKLALFNAAGYLEIAVNKGNAAGLFGLQGFRRDQLQQASFQQLSYYQTVRILFEG, from the coding sequence ATGCCCATCATCACACTGACATCAGACATCGGTTTGCAGGATTACCTCGCAGGCGCCATCAAGGGGCTGCTGCTGCAACACTGTGCCGGTGCCCAGGTGGTGGACATCTCCCATCACATTTCGCCCTTCAACCTGCCGCAGGCCACCTACATCTGCCGCAGCGCGTTCCGTCATTTCCCGGACGGCACTTTCCACCTCGTGCTCAACAACCTGTTCGACCGCAAGGCGGATTACGTCCTGATCGGCCTGCACAATAACCAGCTGATCTGCTGTGCAGACAACGGGCTGCTCACCATGATAGCCGGGGAAAAACCCGCGGAAGTGTACCGGGTGCCGTTACCGGCGGGTGAAACGAGGAATACGCTCAACATCGTGCGGACGATGGCCGCCGCCATTTCCCGGCTGATACAGGGCGAAACGCCGGGCGCTATCGGCACGCCGGCCCCGGAGGTCGTTGTGAAGAACAACCTGCAGCCCCTCACCGGCGCCGACTATATAGAAGGCCAGATCATCCATATCGACAACTTCGAGAACGTGGTGGTGAACATTACCCGCGAACAGTTTATCGAACAGCGGCAGAACCGCAAATTCGCCATCTTCTTCCGGCGCGATGAGATGATCACCCAGATCAGCGAAACGTATGCAGATGTAGCGGAAGGTCAGAAACTGGCCCTTTTCAACGCCGCCGGTTACCTCGAGATCGCCGTGAACAAAGGCAATGCCGCCGGGCTGTTCGGCCTTCAGGGGTTCCGCCGCGACCAGTTGCAGCAGGCTTCCTTCCAGCAACTGTCTTATTATCAAACCGTGCGAATCCTGTTTGAAGGATGA
- a CDS encoding putative quinol monooxygenase, which produces MIRIVKLTFDPTRCAEFEALFAERQHAIRHFPGCSHLELWKDKVHLGVYFTYSIWDGPDSLNAYRHSPLFNEVWAAIKGWFTGKPEAWSLDRKA; this is translated from the coding sequence ATGATCAGGATTGTCAAATTAACCTTCGACCCGACCCGGTGCGCCGAATTTGAAGCCCTTTTCGCGGAACGGCAGCACGCCATCCGCCATTTCCCCGGCTGCAGCCACCTGGAGCTCTGGAAAGACAAAGTGCACCTGGGCGTTTATTTCACCTACAGCATCTGGGACGGCCCCGATTCGCTGAACGCTTACCGCCACTCCCCGCTCTTCAACGAAGTATGGGCCGCCATAAAAGGCTGGTTTACAGGCAAACCCGAAGCCTGGAGCCTCGACCGCAAAGCCTGA
- a CDS encoding glycosyltransferase family 117 protein, with protein sequence MNFNRINNIVGWIVCIIACTVYLATMEATGSLWDCGEFISAAYKVQVPHPPGAPLFVLLGRIFTLPFDASKASLGVNIMSALASGFTILFLFWTITHFARRILSKNGEPLTSQQLMAVMGAGAIGALAYTFSDSFWFSAVEGEVYAMSSLFTAIVFWAMLKWEHEADTQYGDRWIVLIAYLMGLSIGVHLLNLLTIPAMVLIYYFKRSNKVTTAGAFWAFVLGCVLTGLVQKFIIQDTIKASGMMDVFFVNSLHMPFFSGFTFYFVAIIALLVYGYFKPKFGLYVPLIIIASVIAIPAFADGDGAGIRVLRFILAAAVLAVPYFIKLFGVELNAAKLKHVVQLANSCILFLLMGYSTYVTTMVRSSANPSVDMYNVDNPVSLVGYLGREQYGDFPLLYGQVFTARPETYEEKGTIYARGNKEYIPVGKKQVPVYASKDKMLFPRVWDASNDQGHADYYKAFLGLKDGEAPSFGDNIKFFMGYQLNFMYIRYFMWNFAGKQNDVQGFGNPRDGNWISGISPLDNALYGDQSEMPDSLKNNKARNTYFFLPLILGLIGFFFHYNRHKRDALIVGLLFFFTGFAIVLYLNQAGNQPRERDYAYVGSFYAFAIWIGLGVLSIYNFFIKKNAVAKMAAPLAIILCFVAVPLLMAQQGWDDHDRSEKVLARDVARDYLESCAPNAILFTVGDNDTYPLWYAQEVEGIRPDIRVINLSLLGVDWYIDQQTKATNQSPAIAMTLGADKYRGENRNYVMLYDNGQVPQDRYFNLKEVINFIGDDRDQAKVPLNTGEKVNYLPTTKMFIPVDVKEVVQNGTVDIQDSGRISPQVPFVIPKQVVYKNDLAVYDIIATNAWKRPIYFTSPVDLGFNEFLQVEGLTYRLVPTRRPVSDEMLPGLNDQVNTRKMYENLMDKFVYGSVNIEGVYFDEPNRRMLQSIRNSYTKLSVALTKEGKKDKALKVLDRQDSVFLPGNMPYALTSPGNMHNLWSMEIVYAYYIAGNAKRAGEISDELTKDLEQQMRYYRSLSPRLFTNDLQDDAQRAERFILMLKQWKIDFGKDSARTHEPGGQFNTVPDSAKKDSSK encoded by the coding sequence ATGAATTTTAACCGGATTAATAACATTGTAGGCTGGATAGTGTGTATAATCGCCTGCACGGTGTATTTGGCAACGATGGAAGCCACCGGCAGCCTTTGGGATTGCGGGGAGTTCATTTCGGCAGCTTACAAAGTACAGGTGCCCCACCCGCCCGGCGCCCCTCTCTTCGTGCTGCTCGGCCGGATCTTTACCCTTCCTTTCGATGCTTCCAAAGCTTCTCTCGGCGTAAACATCATGAGCGCCCTGGCCAGCGGATTCACCATCCTGTTTTTATTCTGGACCATCACGCACTTTGCCCGCCGCATCCTCTCCAAAAATGGGGAACCCCTTACCAGCCAGCAACTGATGGCCGTAATGGGCGCCGGCGCCATTGGCGCGCTTGCCTATACTTTTTCCGATTCATTCTGGTTCTCCGCCGTGGAAGGCGAAGTGTACGCCATGAGCTCCCTGTTCACGGCCATCGTTTTCTGGGCCATGCTGAAATGGGAGCACGAAGCGGACACCCAGTACGGCGACCGCTGGATTGTACTGATCGCTTACCTGATGGGGCTTTCCATCGGGGTGCATCTGCTCAACCTGCTCACCATCCCCGCCATGGTGCTCATCTATTACTTCAAACGCAGCAATAAAGTAACCACCGCAGGCGCCTTCTGGGCTTTTGTGCTCGGTTGCGTGCTCACCGGCCTGGTGCAGAAATTCATCATCCAGGATACCATCAAGGCCTCCGGCATGATGGACGTGTTTTTCGTGAACAGCCTGCACATGCCGTTCTTCTCCGGCTTTACCTTCTATTTCGTAGCCATCATCGCGCTGCTGGTATACGGTTACTTCAAACCGAAGTTCGGTTTGTACGTACCGCTGATCATCATCGCATCCGTGATCGCCATCCCCGCTTTCGCCGATGGCGACGGCGCCGGCATCCGCGTGCTGCGTTTCATACTGGCCGCCGCCGTACTGGCCGTGCCGTACTTCATCAAATTATTCGGCGTGGAGCTGAACGCAGCGAAACTCAAACACGTGGTGCAGCTCGCCAACTCCTGTATCCTGTTCCTGCTGATGGGTTATTCCACGTACGTGACCACTATGGTGCGCTCGTCCGCCAACCCCTCGGTAGACATGTATAACGTAGATAACCCGGTATCGCTGGTAGGTTACCTCGGCCGTGAACAGTACGGCGACTTCCCCCTGCTGTACGGCCAGGTGTTCACCGCCCGCCCCGAGACCTACGAAGAAAAAGGCACCATTTACGCACGCGGTAATAAAGAATACATCCCCGTGGGTAAAAAACAGGTGCCTGTTTACGCCAGCAAAGATAAAATGCTGTTTCCCCGCGTATGGGACGCCAGCAACGACCAGGGGCACGCCGACTACTACAAGGCCTTCCTCGGCCTGAAAGACGGCGAAGCGCCTTCCTTCGGCGACAACATCAAGTTCTTCATGGGTTACCAGCTGAACTTCATGTACATCCGTTACTTCATGTGGAACTTTGCCGGCAAACAGAACGACGTACAGGGCTTCGGCAATCCCCGTGACGGTAACTGGATTTCCGGCATCTCCCCGCTCGATAACGCCCTGTATGGCGACCAGAGCGAAATGCCCGACAGCCTGAAAAACAACAAGGCACGGAATACCTATTTCTTCCTGCCGCTGATACTCGGCCTGATCGGTTTCTTCTTCCATTACAACCGTCACAAGAGAGACGCACTCATCGTGGGCCTGCTCTTCTTCTTCACCGGTTTCGCCATTGTGCTGTACCTCAACCAGGCCGGTAACCAGCCGCGTGAGCGTGATTACGCCTACGTGGGCTCGTTCTATGCCTTCGCCATCTGGATCGGTTTGGGTGTGCTCAGCATCTATAACTTCTTCATCAAGAAAAACGCCGTGGCCAAAATGGCCGCGCCGCTCGCGATCATTCTGTGCTTCGTAGCCGTGCCTTTATTAATGGCGCAACAGGGCTGGGACGATCACGACCGTTCCGAAAAAGTGCTCGCCCGTGATGTAGCCCGTGATTACCTCGAGTCCTGCGCACCCAACGCCATCCTGTTTACCGTGGGCGACAACGATACGTACCCGCTCTGGTATGCACAGGAAGTGGAAGGCATCCGCCCGGACATCCGGGTGATCAACCTCAGCCTGCTGGGTGTGGACTGGTACATCGACCAGCAGACGAAAGCCACGAACCAGAGCCCGGCCATCGCCATGACCCTGGGCGCCGACAAATACCGCGGTGAAAACAGGAACTACGTGATGCTGTACGATAACGGCCAGGTGCCGCAGGATCGTTACTTCAACCTGAAGGAAGTGATCAACTTCATCGGCGACGACCGCGACCAGGCGAAGGTCCCCCTGAACACCGGCGAAAAAGTGAATTATCTGCCCACCACCAAAATGTTCATTCCCGTGGATGTGAAAGAAGTGGTGCAGAATGGTACGGTAGACATCCAGGACAGCGGCCGCATCTCCCCGCAGGTGCCCTTCGTGATCCCGAAACAGGTAGTGTACAAAAACGACCTGGCGGTATACGACATCATCGCCACCAACGCCTGGAAACGCCCGATATACTTTACTTCTCCCGTAGACCTCGGTTTCAATGAGTTCCTGCAGGTGGAAGGCCTCACCTACCGCCTTGTGCCTACACGCAGACCGGTTTCGGATGAAATGCTGCCCGGCCTGAACGACCAGGTGAACACCCGCAAGATGTACGAAAACCTGATGGATAAATTCGTGTACGGCAGCGTGAACATCGAAGGCGTGTACTTCGACGAGCCCAACCGCCGTATGCTGCAAAGCATCCGCAACTCGTACACCAAACTCAGCGTAGCCCTCACCAAAGAAGGCAAGAAAGACAAGGCGCTGAAGGTGCTCGACCGCCAGGATTCCGTGTTCCTGCCCGGCAACATGCCGTATGCCCTGACTTCTCCGGGCAACATGCATAACCTCTGGAGCATGGAGATCGTATATGCGTACTACATTGCCGGCAACGCCAAACGCGCCGGTGAGATCTCCGACGAACTGACCAAAGACCTGGAGCAGCAGATGCGCTACTACCGCAGTCTTTCTCCCCGCCTGTTCACCAACGACCTGCAGGACGATGCCCAGCGCGCCGAGCGCTTCATCCTCATGCTGAAGCAATGGAAAATAGACTTCGGGAAAGATTCCGCCCGCACCCATGAGCCCGGCGGACAGTTCAACACTGTGCCCGACAGTGCGAAAAAGGACAGCAGTAAATAA
- a CDS encoding thioredoxin family protein — translation MKKLLLLFMTILPAIVFAQEKGIRFEHGLTWEQIKAKAKQENKYIFLDCFTTWCGPCKFMSSSIFPLEEVGEYYNSRFLSVKLQLDTTKQDSEEVKSWYATGQALAREYKVTGYPTFLFLDPDGQPVHRIVGSSPDGATWLKRTAKVFEPGQQYYALMKKYESGDRDPATLRAVAAAAMDAFDQKTADAASKAYITTVKDWSAKENIEFAAKFTRSSKDPGFKIMLQEPEKVNAVLGEGKAQQAVKQIVLREEVYRHFWIKGKSNPDVNWKAITDSLKKKYPAYADEAVAMGKVTYYQSQKDWDKFAPAVVSYMKKYGATTSAFDLNEFAWTVFEHCKDMTCVTEALEWSRRSFKDRENPNHIDTYANILYKMGKKDEAISWQEKAVAYSTSPQEKKAFQATLDKMKKGEKTWKHD, via the coding sequence ATGAAAAAGCTACTACTTCTCTTCATGACCATCCTGCCTGCCATTGTTTTTGCCCAGGAAAAAGGCATCCGTTTCGAGCACGGCCTCACCTGGGAGCAGATCAAAGCCAAGGCGAAACAAGAAAACAAATACATTTTCCTGGACTGTTTCACGACCTGGTGCGGCCCCTGCAAGTTTATGAGCAGCAGCATCTTCCCGCTCGAAGAAGTGGGCGAGTATTACAACAGCCGGTTCCTCAGCGTCAAGCTGCAGCTCGATACCACGAAGCAGGACAGCGAGGAAGTGAAAAGCTGGTACGCCACCGGCCAGGCGCTGGCCAGGGAATACAAGGTAACCGGCTACCCCACCTTCCTGTTCCTCGACCCCGACGGCCAGCCTGTGCATCGTATTGTGGGCAGCTCGCCGGACGGCGCTACCTGGCTTAAAAGGACCGCCAAAGTATTCGAACCGGGGCAGCAGTATTACGCGCTCATGAAAAAATACGAGAGCGGCGACCGGGACCCGGCAACGCTCAGGGCAGTAGCTGCCGCCGCCATGGATGCGTTCGACCAAAAAACCGCCGATGCCGCATCCAAAGCGTATATCACCACAGTGAAAGACTGGAGCGCCAAAGAAAATATCGAATTTGCCGCAAAGTTCACCCGCTCCTCCAAAGACCCCGGGTTTAAAATCATGCTGCAGGAGCCCGAAAAGGTGAATGCGGTACTGGGAGAAGGAAAAGCGCAGCAGGCGGTGAAACAGATCGTATTACGGGAGGAAGTGTACCGTCATTTCTGGATAAAGGGGAAAAGCAATCCTGACGTCAACTGGAAAGCCATCACCGATTCGCTGAAGAAAAAATATCCAGCATACGCGGATGAGGCGGTGGCGATGGGGAAAGTTACCTATTACCAGAGCCAAAAAGACTGGGACAAGTTTGCCCCTGCAGTAGTATCGTACATGAAAAAATACGGCGCCACCACCAGCGCTTTTGACCTGAACGAGTTTGCATGGACGGTGTTCGAACACTGCAAAGACATGACCTGTGTAACGGAAGCACTGGAGTGGAGCCGCCGGTCGTTCAAAGACAGGGAAAATCCCAACCACATCGATACCTACGCCAATATCCTGTACAAGATGGGGAAAAAAGACGAAGCGATCAGCTGGCAGGAAAAGGCTGTAGCTTATAGTACGAGCCCACAGGAAAAGAAAGCATTCCAGGCTACGCTGGACAAAATGAAGAAGGGAGAAAAAACATGGAAACACGATTAA
- a CDS encoding TlpA disulfide reductase family protein, whose translation MKKLLTVLMLAGCIAGASAQEYTIRGKVSPALNGNTIHLDKRTAAGAFRVASTTISNGAFTFKGKTAEPFAAALSFRSKQKNGAGYRLFFIDKGEQIVFEQRENNTSRNMFGDALISGSAVSKQWDELAALRQPVEDSMKIIDGQLVKLFGIKNEVTDELWRKQAALQQKMKRVTDEFISRHPDYFVSLYEFRAGLNKPEDPAAALGLFKRFSPELQASSLGKATLGAIGNATKLVKGVPAPVFSAVNPQGQQVNLGSFKGKYVLVDFWASWCHPCRKEFPHLIKAYSRFKNRNFEILGVSLDKDLAAWKAAIAKDKISWPQVVDPGGLKIGKPIYLITSIPQNYLLDPSGNIIGINLRGEAVEKELEKVL comes from the coding sequence ATGAAAAAACTTCTCACCGTATTGATGTTGGCTGGCTGCATCGCCGGCGCTTCCGCACAGGAATACACTATCCGGGGCAAAGTATCCCCGGCGTTGAACGGCAACACCATTCACCTCGACAAAAGAACGGCCGCCGGCGCTTTCCGGGTAGCCAGCACAACCATCTCCAACGGCGCCTTCACCTTCAAAGGAAAAACCGCAGAGCCGTTCGCGGCGGCATTGTCTTTCCGTTCAAAACAAAAGAACGGTGCGGGGTACCGGCTCTTTTTTATCGACAAAGGAGAGCAGATCGTTTTTGAGCAGCGGGAAAACAACACGTCACGGAACATGTTCGGCGATGCGTTGATCTCCGGATCGGCCGTTTCCAAACAGTGGGACGAACTGGCAGCGCTCCGGCAGCCGGTTGAAGACTCGATGAAGATCATAGACGGTCAATTGGTGAAGCTATTCGGCATCAAGAATGAGGTTACGGACGAGCTCTGGCGGAAACAGGCTGCATTACAGCAGAAAATGAAAAGAGTGACCGATGAATTCATCAGCCGGCACCCCGATTATTTCGTCAGCCTGTACGAATTCCGCGCCGGGCTCAACAAACCGGAAGACCCTGCGGCAGCGCTCGGGTTGTTCAAGCGTTTCAGCCCGGAGCTCCAGGCATCGTCGCTCGGGAAAGCCACGCTAGGCGCTATCGGCAACGCCACGAAACTGGTAAAAGGAGTGCCCGCCCCGGTATTTTCCGCCGTTAACCCGCAAGGCCAGCAGGTAAACCTCGGTTCATTCAAAGGGAAATATGTACTGGTCGATTTCTGGGCCAGCTGGTGTCATCCCTGCAGGAAAGAATTTCCCCACCTCATCAAAGCTTATAGCCGCTTCAAAAACCGGAATTTCGAGATACTGGGCGTTTCATTGGATAAAGATCTCGCCGCCTGGAAAGCAGCTATCGCGAAAGACAAAATATCGTGGCCGCAGGTTGTGGACCCCGGCGGACTGAAAATAGGGAAACCGATCTACCTGATCACGAGCATCCCGCAGAATTACCTGCTCGACCCGTCGGGAAATATCATCGGGATCAATCTGCGGGGCGAAGCGGTGGAGAAAGAACTGGAGAAGGTGCTGTAA
- a CDS encoding sugar phosphate isomerase/epimerase family protein produces MISLRKGLLSLGMAAMLFTTAVAQKQEAKLGWKLGAQAYSFRLFSLDQALDKLDSCGLQYVECYPGQTIGGNIEGKMDYKMDAAKQKQVLDLLKSKKKTLYAFGVVSPNNEADWKQLFSFAKAMGIQIITSEPRLQDLDVVSKLCDEYKIKVAIHDHPKPSHYWSPDSVLAAINGRSKYMGACADIGHWVRSGLDPVESLQKLNGRVFSLHVKDLHEKSPKGHDVIWGTGVCNVEGVLKELKKQKFKGLFSAEYEYNWQNSVPDITESVKNIRGMISKL; encoded by the coding sequence ATGATTTCATTACGTAAAGGCCTGCTGAGCTTAGGCATGGCCGCGATGCTATTCACCACGGCCGTTGCGCAGAAGCAGGAAGCCAAACTGGGCTGGAAACTGGGCGCACAGGCCTATTCATTCCGGCTTTTTAGCCTCGACCAGGCGCTGGATAAACTGGATTCCTGCGGTCTGCAGTATGTAGAGTGCTACCCGGGCCAGACCATCGGCGGCAATATCGAGGGCAAAATGGACTATAAAATGGACGCCGCCAAACAAAAACAGGTGCTGGACCTGCTGAAAAGCAAAAAGAAAACCCTGTACGCCTTCGGCGTTGTGTCTCCCAACAACGAGGCCGACTGGAAACAGCTGTTCTCCTTCGCCAAAGCGATGGGCATCCAGATCATCACTTCCGAGCCCCGCCTGCAGGACCTTGATGTGGTGTCGAAGCTGTGCGACGAATACAAGATCAAGGTGGCCATTCACGACCACCCGAAACCGAGCCATTACTGGTCGCCCGACAGTGTGCTGGCCGCCATCAACGGCCGCAGCAAGTATATGGGTGCCTGTGCCGACATCGGTCACTGGGTGCGTTCCGGCCTCGACCCTGTTGAAAGCCTGCAGAAGCTCAACGGCCGCGTGTTCAGCCTGCACGTGAAAGACCTGCACGAGAAGTCACCCAAAGGGCACGATGTGATCTGGGGCACCGGCGTTTGCAACGTGGAAGGCGTGCTGAAAGAACTGAAGAAGCAGAAATTCAAAGGCCTGTTCTCCGCCGAATACGAGTACAACTGGCAGAACAGTGTGCCGGACATCACGGAAAGCGTGAAAAATATAAGAGGAATGATCTCCAAATTATAG
- a CDS encoding vWA domain-containing protein — protein sequence MKGFIFSRFDPSENKQSPFEKLLDIFTQLLTYTSGDVAEALQWLTELDKEYQLSNNEYGIGDFIQDLKDKGYLRENEETGGLNITGKTEQTIRKRALEEIFGKLKKSSIGDHNIRKSGMGDELNAETRPYAFGDALEQIDMTASIRNAQINHGIEAFSMQQDDLEIRETDFKTQTSTALMIDISHSMILYGEDRITPAKKVAMALSELITTRYQKDTLDIIVFGNDAWQIEIKDLPYLQVGPYHTNTVAGLELAMDILRRRRNPNKQIFMITDGKPTCLKQGKQYYKNSFGLDRKILNRTLNLAAQCKKLKIPITTFMVATDPWLQQFVKEFTETNNGKAFFSGTDKLGQFLFYDFESGKRKKL from the coding sequence ATGAAAGGATTCATTTTCTCCCGGTTCGACCCGTCGGAGAACAAACAATCCCCGTTTGAGAAGTTGCTGGACATTTTCACGCAATTGCTCACTTACACCAGCGGGGACGTGGCAGAGGCACTACAATGGCTGACGGAGCTGGACAAGGAGTACCAGCTTTCCAATAACGAATATGGTATCGGGGATTTCATCCAGGACCTGAAGGACAAGGGATACCTCCGTGAAAACGAGGAAACCGGCGGGCTGAACATCACCGGCAAAACCGAGCAGACCATCCGGAAACGCGCCCTGGAGGAGATATTCGGCAAACTCAAAAAATCCAGTATCGGCGATCATAACATCCGTAAATCCGGTATGGGCGACGAACTCAATGCCGAAACCCGCCCGTACGCCTTCGGCGACGCGCTGGAGCAGATCGACATGACCGCTTCCATCCGGAACGCCCAGATCAACCACGGCATCGAAGCGTTTTCAATGCAGCAGGACGACCTGGAGATCAGGGAAACGGACTTCAAAACCCAGACGTCCACCGCCCTGATGATCGACATTTCCCATTCCATGATTTTATACGGGGAAGACCGGATCACCCCGGCCAAGAAAGTGGCCATGGCATTGAGCGAGCTGATCACTACCCGTTACCAGAAAGACACGCTCGACATCATCGTGTTCGGCAACGACGCCTGGCAGATCGAGATCAAAGACCTCCCCTATCTGCAGGTGGGCCCTTATCACACCAATACCGTGGCCGGGCTGGAACTGGCGATGGACATCCTCCGGCGGCGGCGCAATCCCAACAAACAGATCTTCATGATCACCGACGGGAAACCGACCTGCCTCAAACAGGGCAAACAATATTATAAAAACAGCTTCGGGCTCGACAGGAAGATACTCAACCGTACGCTGAACCTGGCGGCCCAATGCAAAAAGCTGAAAATTCCCATCACCACATTCATGGTAGCCACCGATCCCTGGCTGCAGCAATTTGTAAAAGAATTTACGGAAACCAATAACGGCAAGGCTTTCTTCTCCGGGACAGATAAACTGGGCCAGTTCCTTTTTTACGATTTCGAAAGCGGGAAAAGAAAGAAGCTATAA